The Drosophila biarmipes strain raj3 chromosome 2L, RU_DBia_V1.1, whole genome shotgun sequence genome has a window encoding:
- the LOC108034331 gene encoding uncharacterized protein LOC108034331 isoform X1 encodes MNSATKVGEIFTAAGQAFSRLGDLTMQLHPNAESPSGKWTDEEIDMLHSSIMRFSDDLTKISLSIKNRTVSQIRQALKKKAFEDAGIPAKQVPVQQVQHVLQTLPPQQPQQTLQQTPPQVFKSQPIVQHVQLVAQPKQIILHPQTTTTTGTTVTVKQYQQMQKAAALAAAQAAASAANNTPTITENIIIQQPTSTSATVVQQPHVVSTCSSPQIVVPVVPAVSTVSTVLSPTVVIAEDVVSTSNPPATTASAVGSPAGAPAGLKCGPDVSMTLNRINVQENEVDVEECLPAEVVKLDFVSEEVAG; translated from the exons ATGAACTCGGCAACCAAG GTGGGGGAGATCTTTACGGCCGCCGGACAGGCGTTTAGCAGACTGGGCGACCTGACCATGCAGCTGCATCCCAACGCGGAGTCGCCATCCGG GAAGTGGACGGACGAGGAGATCGACATGCTGCACTCGTCCATCATGCGCTTCTCCGACGACCTGACCAAGATCAGTCTCAGCATCAAGAACCGCACCGT CTCACAGATTCGCCAGGCACTGAAAAAGAAGGCCTTCGAGGACGCCGGCATCCCCGCCAAGCAAGTGCCCGTCCAGCAGGTGCAACACGTGCTCCAGACTCTGCCGCcccagcagccgcagcagacCCTTCAGCAGACACCTCCTCAAGTATTCAAATCGCAGCCCATTGTTCAGCACGTACAGCTGGTGGCGCAGCCCAAGCAGATCATCCTGCATCCTCAGACCACCACCACGACGGGAACGACAGTGACGGTGAAGCAGTACCAGCAGATGCAGAAGGCGGCGGCGCTAGCGGCAGCCCAGGCTGCTGCTTCGGCGGCAAACAACACGCCCACCATTACGGAGAACATCATCATCCAGCAGCCCACGTCCACCTCGGCGACTGTGGTGCAGCAGCCTCACGTGGTGTCCACCTGTTCGTCGCCGCAGATCGTAGTGCCAGTTGTGCCGGCGGTGTCCACAGTGTCAACGGTACTCTCGCCGACAGTGGTAATTGCCGAAGACGTGGTGAGCACCTCTAATCCTCCAGCGACGACGGCGTCGGCAGTGGGCTCTCCAGCAGGGGCGCCAGCGGGCCTGAAATGTGGACCTGATGTGTCCATGACCCTCAACCGCATCAACGTGCAGGAGAACGAGGTGGACGTGGAGGAGTGCCTGCCCGCCGAGGTGGTCAAGCTGGACTTTGTCAGCGAAGAGGTGGCCGGGTGA
- the LOC108034331 gene encoding uncharacterized protein LOC108034331 isoform X2, producing the protein MNSATKVGEIFTAAGQAFSRLGDLTMQLHPNAESPSGSQIRQALKKKAFEDAGIPAKQVPVQQVQHVLQTLPPQQPQQTLQQTPPQVFKSQPIVQHVQLVAQPKQIILHPQTTTTTGTTVTVKQYQQMQKAAALAAAQAAASAANNTPTITENIIIQQPTSTSATVVQQPHVVSTCSSPQIVVPVVPAVSTVSTVLSPTVVIAEDVVSTSNPPATTASAVGSPAGAPAGLKCGPDVSMTLNRINVQENEVDVEECLPAEVVKLDFVSEEVAG; encoded by the exons ATGAACTCGGCAACCAAG GTGGGGGAGATCTTTACGGCCGCCGGACAGGCGTTTAGCAGACTGGGCGACCTGACCATGCAGCTGCATCCCAACGCGGAGTCGCCATCCGG CTCACAGATTCGCCAGGCACTGAAAAAGAAGGCCTTCGAGGACGCCGGCATCCCCGCCAAGCAAGTGCCCGTCCAGCAGGTGCAACACGTGCTCCAGACTCTGCCGCcccagcagccgcagcagacCCTTCAGCAGACACCTCCTCAAGTATTCAAATCGCAGCCCATTGTTCAGCACGTACAGCTGGTGGCGCAGCCCAAGCAGATCATCCTGCATCCTCAGACCACCACCACGACGGGAACGACAGTGACGGTGAAGCAGTACCAGCAGATGCAGAAGGCGGCGGCGCTAGCGGCAGCCCAGGCTGCTGCTTCGGCGGCAAACAACACGCCCACCATTACGGAGAACATCATCATCCAGCAGCCCACGTCCACCTCGGCGACTGTGGTGCAGCAGCCTCACGTGGTGTCCACCTGTTCGTCGCCGCAGATCGTAGTGCCAGTTGTGCCGGCGGTGTCCACAGTGTCAACGGTACTCTCGCCGACAGTGGTAATTGCCGAAGACGTGGTGAGCACCTCTAATCCTCCAGCGACGACGGCGTCGGCAGTGGGCTCTCCAGCAGGGGCGCCAGCGGGCCTGAAATGTGGACCTGATGTGTCCATGACCCTCAACCGCATCAACGTGCAGGAGAACGAGGTGGACGTGGAGGAGTGCCTGCCCGCCGAGGTGGTCAAGCTGGACTTTGTCAGCGAAGAGGTGGCCGGGTGA
- the LOC108033371 gene encoding lysosomal thioesterase PPT2 homolog, translated as MRLHWQVLLAFFASCSPLPGSLAYKPVVILHGILSGAESMSSLVREIEEFHPGTIVYNCDKFSGWYSLENAWRQVDQVRDYLNEVGKLHPEGIIVLGYSQGGLLARAAIQSLPDHNVKTFISLSSPQAGQYGTSFLHLIFPDLAAKTAFELFYSRVGQHTSVGGYWNDPQRQELYMKYSEFLPLINNEKRSSNSTSFKMGMVRLNRLVMIGGPNDDVITPWQSSHFSYYDENMDVIPFNKRKIFTTDSIGIKTLQEAGKLIIVVKPNVHHLAWHTRTDVIHEVIMPYLD; from the exons ATGAGGCTTCATTGGCAAGTCCTGCTGGCGTTCTTCGCGTCCTGCTCACCGCTTCCCGGCTCTCTGGCCTACAAGCCGGTGGTCATCCTCCACGGAATACTCTCCGGCGCCGAGTCGATGTCATCTTTGGTCCGGGAAATCGAAGAG TTTCATCCTGGCACCATTGTTTACAACTGCGACAAGTTCAGCGGATGGTATAGTCTGGAGAACGCCTGGCGGCAGGTGGATCAAGTTAGGGATTACCTCAACGAAGTGGGCAAACTTCATCCAGAGGGCATTATCGTCCTGG GATACTCCCAGGGAGGTCTCTTGGCCCGGGCTGCCATCCAAAGTCTGCCCGACCACAATGTGAAGACCTTTATATCCCTATCTTCTCCACAGGCGGGCCAATATGGAA CCAGCTTCCTGCATCTGATTTTCCCGGATCTGGCAGCCAAGACGGCCTTCGAGTTGTTCTACTCGCGAGTGGGACAGCACACCTCGGTGGGTGGGTACTGGAACGATCCGCAGAGACAGGAACTCTATATGAAGTACAGTGAGTTCCTGCCGCTGATCAACAACGAAAAGCGTAGCTCCAACTCCACATCCTTCAAGATGGGAATGGTGCGGCTCAACAGATTGGTGATGATCGGCGGGCCGAACGACGATGTGATCACTCCCTGGCAGTCGAG TCACTTTAGTTACTACGACGAGAACATGGATGTGATTCCATTTAACAAGCGGAAGATCTTCACTACCGACTCCATCGGCATCAAAACTCTTCAGGAGGCTGGCAAACTGATCATCGTGGTCAAGCCCAACGTCCATCATCTTGCCTGGCACACGCGGACGGACGTCATCCACGAAGTGATAATGCCATATCTAGACtga
- the LOC108034300 gene encoding double-strand break repair protein MRE11, whose amino-acid sequence MADTTGAEQDTDNVIRILVATDNHLGYGEKDAVRGEDSFTAFEEILELAVSEDVDMILLGGDLFHDAVPSQNSMHKCIELLRRYTFGDRPVSLEILSDQAQCFHNAVNQSVNYEDPNLNIAIPVFSIHGNHDDPSGFGRLSSLDLLSTSGLVNYFGRWTDLSQVEISPVLMRKGESQLALYGLSHIHDGRLARLIKDFKVKFNCPETVAEGEAENESKEDEDWFHLLVVHQNRAERGPKNYLPEDLLPSFLHLVIWGHEHDCRIEPEENAKKRFYVSQPGSSVPTSLSEGEAKKKHVGLLEIYKGKFKLKALPLQTVRPFVYESVVLPDLAEELGLNEGDASNKVFKFARDRVEAMLEKAATQHTGHPRQPTLPLIRLRLLYTDESCMFNAIRFGQMFSTRVANVQDVVQFSKLIKRTKAETVNLDKEALRRALEADATRVEELVDRYFEEAKSNKPLRLFHSKALAEMTFRLVERRDADAAENIVKFYKEKAVDHLMESMPNDENVDEELASFRARHNHEALLKMLDTQGLKIKREDKSTTVLGSEPNTSTAPATGRGRGRGRGTARGRTACPAAPRGKAQLEVTVNNTRASGRQQTLLSSVRGVRNTASYVISDDSD is encoded by the exons ATGGCGGACACCACGGGAGCAGAGCAGGATACGGACAACGTGATTCGCATCTTGGTGGCCACCGACAACCATCTAGGCTATGGTGAGAAGGACGCAGTCCGGGGCGAGGACAGTTTCACGGCCTTTGAGGAGATCCTGGAACTGGCGGTGTCCGAGGATGTGGACATGATTCTGCTAGGTGGCGACCTCTTTCACGACGCGGTGCCCAGCCAGAACTCCATGCATAA ATGCATCGAGCTCCTGCGGCGCTACACCTTTGGCGATCGTCCAGTTTCCCTGGAGATCCTCAGCGACCAGGCGCAGTGCTTTCACAATGCCGTCAACCAGTCGGTCAACTACGAGGACCCCAACCTGAACATCGCCATACCGGTGTTCTCCATTCACGGCAATCACGACGATCCCAGTGGCTTCGGTCGCCTGAGCTCCCTGGATCTGCTGAGCACCTCGGGTCTGGTCAACTACTTCGGCCGCTGGACGGACCTCAGCCAGGTGGAGATCAGCCCCGTCCTTATGCGCAAGGGCGAGAGCCAGTTGGCTCTGTACGGACTTAGCCACATCCATGATGGGCGGCTGGCCAGACTTATCAAGGATTTCAAGGTTAAGTTCAACTGCCCCGAAACGGTTGCGGAAGGCGAAGCGGAGAATGAGTCAAAGGAGGACGAGGACTGGTTCCATTTGTTGGTGGTGCATCAGAACCGAGCCGAACGCGGCCCGAAGAACTACCTGCCTGAAGACCTGCTGCCGTCGTTCCTGCATCTGGTGATCTGGGGCCACGAACACGACTGCCGCATCGAGCCGGAGGAGAATGCCAAAAAGCGTTTCTATGTGTCCCAGCCGGGCTCCTCGGTGCCCACTTCCTTGTCCGAGGGCGAGGCGAAGAAGAAGCACGTCGGCCTGCTGGAGATCTACAAGGGGAAATTCAAGCTTAAGGCGCTTCCCTTGCAGACCGTGCGCCCCTTCGTCTATGAATCCGTCGTACTGCCAGACCTCGCCGAGGAATTGGGACTGAACGAGGGCGATGCCTCCAACAAAGTATTCAAATTCGCGAGGGACCGAGTTGAGGCCATGCTTGAGAAGGCGGCGACGCAGCACACCGGTCATCCCAGGCAGCCCACGCTCCCGCTCATCCGGCTGCGGCTTCTCTACACCGACGAGTCATGCATGTTCAACGCTATTCGGTTTGGCCAGATGTTCAGCACGCGGGTGGCCAATGTTCAGGACGTGGTGCAATTCAGCAAGCTGATCAAGCGTACCAAAGCGGAGACCGTCAATCTGGACAAGGAGGCCTTGCGTCGGGCACTG GAGGCGGATGCCACTCGCGTGGAGGAGCTGGTGGATCGTTACTTCGAAGAGGCCAAGTCCAACAAACCACTGAGGTTATTCCACTCCAAGGCACTAGCAGAGATGACTTTTCGATTGGTGGAGCGAAGggatgctgatgctgctgaAAATATTGTCAA ATTCTACAAGGAAAAAGCAGTGGATCATCTAATGGAGTCCATGCCCAACGATGAGAACGTCGACGAAGAGCTGGCGAGTTTTAGGGCGCGCCACAATCACGAAGCTCTGCTGAAAATGCTCGATACTCAGGGCCTGAAGATAAAGCGCGAAGATAAGTCCACAACAGTCCTGGGTAGCGAACCAAACACCTCCACAGCCCCTGCGACGGGGCGTGGACGAGGCCGGGGACGTGGAACAGCTCGAGGTCGAACCGCTTGTCCAGCTGCCCCACGTGGAAAGGCCCAACTGGAAGTGACTGTGAACAATACG CGTGCTTCGGGTCGACAGCAAACGCTCCTAAGTAGTGTTAGAGGCGTTCGTAATACTGCCAGCTATGTTATATCGGATGACTCTGACTAA
- the LOC108033604 gene encoding uncharacterized protein LOC108033604 — MKRLEWLLLLAFVASVSTAVAPRRRRHSMVESPSSSLGDWGSAWGLGPEMALVRRVYDDCQDKNDFIGCLKQKALHALSRALDQDSIKIVDGLVLEKQNQSETESILGSLTDARQFGNLAPIDRALLSKADKLMRTHTVKIDIGGGGDGGEDSVGRGHEHGHKKKKHKEGGHIKYVVAALLTAMGIAGPLGLKALAAIAGKALVISKVALTIAGIIALKKLFSHDHSEETSFQVHAGEHNRRNTYVIRPVSKTSGGAAAGGVGVTAAGGSSSVDPYRYYYEYHQQ, encoded by the exons ATGAAGCGTCTCGAGTGGCTACTGCTCCTGGCGTTCGTAGCCTCCGTGTCAACGGCAGTGGCTCCAAGGAGGAGACGCCACAGTATGGTGGAATCGCCCTCCTCAAGCCTCGGCGATTGGGGATCGGCCTGGGGTCTAGGTCCAGAGATGGCACTGGTCAGGAGGGTGTACGATGACTGCCAGGACAAGAACGACTTCATCGGCTGTCTCAAGCAGAAAGCACTCCATGCCCTCAGTCGAGCTCTGGACCAAGACTCCATCAAGATCGTGGATGGTCTGGTGCTGGAGAAGCAGAACCAGAGCGAAACGGAGAGTATCTTGGGATCCCTGACGGATGCCCGCCAATTCGGCAACCTGGCGCCCATCGATCGAGCCCTTCTCTCCAAGGCGGACAAGCTCATGCGGACGCACACGGTCAAGATCGACATAGGCGGTGGCGGGGACGGCGGAGAGGACAGTGTGGGCCGCGGCCACGAgcatgggcacaagaaaaagAAGCACAAGGAGGGGGGCCACATCAAGTACGTAGTGGCCGCCCTCCTTACCGCCATGGGAATCGCGGGACCTTTGGGTCTAAAGGCTCTGGCCGCGATCGCCGGCAAGGCCCTCGTCATCAGCAAGGTGGCCCTGACAATTGCCGGGATCATTGCGCTGAAGAAGCTGTTCTCGCACGACCACAGCGAGGAGACCAGTTTCCAGGTGCACGCCGGCGAACACAACAG GCGCAACACATACGTGATTCGGCCAGTGTCAAAGACGAGCGGTGGGGCAGCAGCCGGTGGGGTGGGCGTGACTGCCGCCGGTGGCAGCTCTTCGGTGGACCCGTATCGCTACTACTACGAGTACCACCAGCAGTAA